From Calothrix sp. PCC 6303, a single genomic window includes:
- a CDS encoding glycosyltransferase family 4 protein, translating into MNEISLSNHNTSNNKPIVVIFIITGLGTGGAEVMLYQLLTKINKQRFQASVVSLMDYGTFGIPLENLGITVYSLGMKRGVPTPNTFRQLMKIVNEVKPDVIQGWMYHGNLAAYFANLFSSNPSHVYWSIHHSIKSLELEKSMTRVIIRVCGYFSRFIAKTIFVSKNSKLQHEAIGYSCENSCVIPNGFDVLSFQPSVESRLKFRKELNLSKDCILIGLMCRFHPMKDHLNFLNASVLLSQKFPDVKFVLAGTNVDNKNDFLLDKIKQLGLEDKTYLLGERQDIPNIIPALDIMTMASAYGEAFPLIVGESMSCGVPCVVTDVGDASWIVGDTGKVVPPRNPEALADAWQELIAMDMEARDKLGIAARSRVINSFSLDSIVSKYEHLYESC; encoded by the coding sequence ATGAATGAAATCTCACTATCTAATCATAATACCTCTAACAACAAACCTATTGTTGTGATATTTATTATTACTGGACTTGGTACTGGCGGTGCAGAAGTAATGCTTTACCAGTTACTTACTAAGATAAATAAACAACGTTTTCAAGCAAGCGTTGTTTCGCTGATGGATTACGGAACCTTTGGGATTCCATTAGAAAATTTAGGAATTACTGTGTACTCCTTGGGAATGAAAAGAGGGGTACCAACTCCAAATACTTTCAGGCAATTAATGAAGATTGTTAATGAAGTCAAACCAGATGTGATTCAAGGGTGGATGTACCATGGTAATTTAGCAGCTTATTTTGCTAATTTATTCTCATCAAACCCTAGTCATGTTTATTGGAGTATTCACCACTCAATTAAATCTCTAGAATTAGAAAAAAGTATGACTAGAGTAATCATTAGGGTATGTGGATATTTTTCTAGATTTATCGCTAAAACTATTTTTGTTTCCAAAAATAGTAAACTACAGCATGAGGCGATAGGGTATAGCTGTGAAAATAGTTGTGTTATTCCTAATGGTTTTGATGTTTTATCATTTCAACCATCGGTCGAATCGAGATTAAAGTTTAGAAAGGAATTAAATTTATCAAAAGATTGTATTTTAATTGGTTTGATGTGCCGCTTTCACCCGATGAAAGATCATCTTAACTTTCTGAATGCATCTGTATTGTTATCTCAAAAATTTCCCGATGTTAAATTTGTTTTGGCAGGGACTAATGTTGATAATAAAAATGATTTTCTACTTGATAAAATTAAGCAGTTAGGATTAGAAGATAAAACTTATTTGTTAGGAGAACGTCAAGATATCCCTAACATTATTCCAGCTTTAGATATTATGACAATGGCTTCAGCTTACGGGGAAGCCTTTCCCCTAATTGTAGGAGAATCAATGTCTTGTGGTGTACCTTGTGTGGTGACGGATGTTGGTGATGCTAGTTGGATTGTAGGTGATACAGGAAAAGTTGTTCCTCCAAGGAATCCAGAAGCCTTAGCAGATGCTTGGCAAGAATTAATTGCTATGGATATGGAAGCGAGAGACAAATTAGGAATAGCTGCTCGTTCCAGAGTTATTAACTCATTTTCATTGGATTCTATAGTATCTAAATATGAACATTTGTATGAGAGTTGTTAA
- a CDS encoding acetyltransferase, whose amino-acid sequence MDIYLYGCGGHAKVISDILCKQERKVTAFVDDNPPLGLTHIHGIPVKKNSPEILAEIECDRSQWIVAIGNNQIRRHIAKKLDNYGYSFTTAIHPSAQIGCGVEIASGTVIMSNSVINTDSKIGNHVIINTGATIDHDCIIEDYCHISPGCHLCGTVKLGKGVFLGVGSKVIPNIYIEEYTTCGAGSVVVTFLPSRCLAYGCPAKVVQTNYSE is encoded by the coding sequence ATGGATATATATTTATATGGTTGTGGTGGACATGCAAAAGTTATTTCAGATATTTTATGTAAACAGGAGAGAAAAGTAACAGCTTTTGTTGATGACAATCCACCATTAGGATTAACCCATATTCATGGTATACCTGTAAAAAAAAACTCACCGGAAATACTAGCAGAAATTGAATGCGATCGCAGTCAATGGATTGTGGCAATTGGGAATAATCAAATTCGTCGTCATATTGCCAAAAAACTAGATAATTATGGTTATTCATTTACTACTGCAATTCATCCTTCCGCCCAAATTGGTTGCGGTGTAGAAATTGCTTCCGGTACGGTAATTATGTCTAATTCTGTGATTAATACAGACTCAAAAATTGGAAATCATGTCATCATAAATACAGGAGCAACTATTGATCATGATTGTATTATTGAAGATTATTGTCATATATCACCAGGATGTCACCTCTGCGGTACAGTAAAGTTGGGAAAAGGAGTATTCTTAGGGGTTGGATCAAAAGTCATTCCAAATATATATATTGAAGAATATACAACCTGTGGTGCAGGTTCAGTAGTAGTTACATTCTTGCCATCACGATGTTTAGCATATGGTTGTCCTGCAAAAGTGGTTCAGACTAATTACTCAGAATAA
- a CDS encoding peptidoglycan bridge formation glycyltransferase FemA/FemB family protein has product MQIEVIGLTDSLWSQTLQTIRHDIYHLPEYILLEARRTKAIPEAILIADGDQIFFVPYLLRSCDDIVPEQATKNEIFDVLSPYGYTGILLSEAAKNNLEFVKQAMREMKQIFSSKGVCSVFLRMHPILNENFCEILSEDNLIINGQTISIDLRITESQIWSSTRSGHKSTINKCKRLGMEARIVPLSEYLDEFTNIYQETMNRVGASQGYYSFDLDYYREMGKILRDKLHLCIVEYENEVACVGIYTEVCGIIQSTLGGTKDKFIHLSPSSLETDYARYWAKSRGNEFLHLGGGVGASQDSVYSFKKGFSKLQHTFMTLRLILDENKYNYLTDLRAKSLNTKSEKLIETSFFPAYRSTV; this is encoded by the coding sequence ATGCAAATAGAAGTCATCGGCTTAACTGATTCATTGTGGTCACAAACATTACAAACTATCCGGCATGATATTTATCATTTGCCTGAATATATTTTATTGGAAGCAAGAAGAACAAAAGCAATTCCTGAAGCTATTTTGATTGCTGATGGCGATCAGATTTTTTTTGTTCCTTATTTATTGCGTAGTTGTGATGATATAGTTCCCGAACAAGCAACTAAAAACGAAATTTTTGACGTTTTATCACCCTATGGTTATACCGGAATCCTCTTAAGTGAAGCCGCTAAAAATAATCTAGAGTTTGTAAAACAAGCAATGCGAGAAATGAAGCAAATTTTCAGTTCTAAGGGAGTTTGTTCGGTATTTTTAAGAATGCATCCAATCCTCAATGAGAATTTTTGTGAGATTTTATCAGAAGATAACTTGATAATTAATGGACAAACAATATCTATTGATTTAAGAATTACTGAATCACAAATATGGTCATCAACAAGGTCTGGTCACAAAAGTACAATCAATAAATGTAAACGTTTGGGAATGGAGGCAAGAATAGTTCCTTTGAGTGAATATCTTGATGAATTTACAAACATTTATCAAGAGACAATGAATCGGGTGGGAGCATCACAAGGATATTATTCTTTTGATTTAGATTACTATCGTGAAATGGGAAAAATATTAAGAGATAAACTCCACTTATGTATAGTAGAGTACGAAAATGAAGTCGCTTGTGTCGGTATATATACTGAAGTTTGTGGAATAATTCAAAGTACTTTAGGGGGAACAAAGGATAAATTTATTCATTTATCTCCTAGTAGCTTAGAGACAGATTATGCTCGATATTGGGCTAAATCGCGTGGGAATGAGTTTTTACATTTAGGAGGTGGGGTTGGTGCATCACAAGATAGTGTCTATTCTTTCAAAAAAGGCTTTTCAAAACTCCAGCATACATTTATGACATTGCGTTTGATTTTAGATGAGAATAAATATAATTATCTGACAGATTTACGTGCAAAATCATTAAATACTAAATCAGAAAAGCTTATAGAAACAAGTTTCTTTCCAGCCTATCGCTCGACTGTATGA
- a CDS encoding sugar transferase, with translation MISGNLRFISWLNRIRFIKYAFDRIVAATALLLLSPVMLVIAIAIYFKMGSPVVFTQARPGKDSKIFQFYKFRTMTDGRDKQGNLLPDEKRLTAFGQLLRKTSLDELPQLWNVVKGDMSFIGPRPLLVQYLDRYTPEQARRHEVKPGITGWAQVNGRNTIGWEDKFKWDIWYVDNWNLLLDLKIFAMTVFKVLQQDGISQEGYATSEEFKG, from the coding sequence ATGATTAGTGGAAATCTTCGATTTATTAGTTGGTTAAATCGTATTCGATTTATCAAGTATGCATTTGACCGGATAGTGGCAGCCACTGCATTATTGTTGCTATCACCAGTGATGTTGGTAATTGCGATCGCTATTTACTTCAAAATGGGTAGTCCAGTGGTATTTACCCAAGCCCGTCCAGGTAAAGACTCCAAGATTTTTCAGTTTTATAAGTTCCGCACCATGACAGATGGGAGAGACAAACAAGGTAATCTTCTCCCTGATGAAAAGCGTTTGACTGCTTTTGGACAGTTGCTGCGTAAGACTAGCTTGGATGAACTCCCCCAACTCTGGAATGTGGTCAAGGGTGATATGAGTTTTATCGGTCCGCGTCCATTACTAGTTCAGTACCTTGATCGCTACACGCCAGAACAAGCACGTCGTCATGAAGTAAAGCCTGGAATTACAGGATGGGCACAAGTAAATGGTCGTAATACCATTGGTTGGGAAGACAAGTTTAAGTGGGATATCTGGTATGTAGATAACTGGAATTTGTTACTGGATTTGAAGATATTTGCTATGACAGTCTTCAAGGTATTACAGCAAGATGGGATTAGCCAAGAAGGTTATGCCACATCAGAAGAATTTAAAGGTTAA
- a CDS encoding glycosyltransferase family 4 protein: protein MKKILMVATIPATLRAFLLPFAQHFRNQGWQVDAIACGISACDRCHQVFDRVWDVEWSRNPLDPRNFLKTPSAIQEIVTRGQYDIVHVHTPVAAFVTRYALRNLRKQLKTKVIYTAHGFHFHPAGKPLKNAVFRSLEKFAGNWTDYLVVINHEDEAAAKRHQLVSPQHLCYMPGIGVDLDYYNPDKISDREVEEVRQELGLTAETQLLLSVAELIPRKHPEDVLRAFAKLAKSEVCLAFAGDGPLMDKMQELTSELGVQKQVRFLGLRQDIPTLMRVATATLLASEQEGLPRCVMESMSLGTPVIGTSIRGTQDLLKDGCGFLVEVGDVEGLSNAIAYVLDNPIEAGIVAQRGRDRMAVFELEQVIKLHDQLYAEALSV, encoded by the coding sequence ATGAAAAAAATTCTAATGGTAGCAACAATTCCCGCTACTTTACGTGCATTCTTACTACCATTTGCCCAACATTTTCGTAATCAAGGTTGGCAAGTTGATGCGATCGCTTGTGGGATTTCTGCTTGTGATCGCTGTCATCAGGTTTTTGATCGTGTATGGGATGTGGAATGGTCGCGTAATCCTCTAGATCCCCGTAACTTTCTCAAAACCCCCAGTGCAATTCAAGAGATTGTTACTAGAGGACAGTATGACATCGTGCATGTACATACCCCAGTTGCGGCTTTTGTTACGCGCTATGCACTGAGAAATCTGCGAAAGCAACTCAAAACCAAAGTTATCTACACCGCTCACGGGTTTCATTTTCATCCTGCTGGAAAACCTCTGAAAAATGCTGTTTTTCGGAGTTTGGAAAAGTTTGCGGGTAATTGGACAGACTATTTAGTTGTGATTAACCATGAGGATGAAGCAGCAGCAAAACGTCATCAGCTAGTCTCACCCCAGCATCTCTGCTATATGCCAGGAATTGGGGTAGATTTAGACTATTACAATCCTGATAAGATTTCTGATAGAGAAGTTGAGGAGGTACGTCAGGAATTAGGTTTAACAGCAGAGACACAACTGTTGCTGTCGGTAGCTGAGTTGATACCTCGTAAACATCCTGAAGATGTACTAAGAGCATTTGCCAAACTAGCTAAGTCTGAAGTTTGCTTGGCTTTTGCTGGAGATGGTCCACTGATGGACAAAATGCAAGAGTTAACGTCTGAATTGGGGGTACAGAAGCAAGTGCGCTTTTTGGGATTACGCCAAGATATCCCGACTTTAATGCGCGTAGCAACGGCTACTCTACTGGCTTCAGAGCAGGAAGGTTTACCTAGATGTGTAATGGAGTCTATGAGTTTGGGAACTCCTGTGATTGGTACTTCAATTCGTGGAACTCAGGATTTATTAAAAGATGGTTGTGGATTTTTGGTGGAAGTTGGAGATGTAGAAGGTTTGTCTAATGCGATCGCTTACGTGCTAGACAACCCTATAGAAGCTGGTATTGTAGCGCAGCGGGGACGCGATCGCATGGCAGTATTTGAACTAGAACAAGTGATTAAGTTACATGACCAATTGTATGCGGAGGCTTTATCTGTATAG
- a CDS encoding phytanoyl-CoA dioxygenase family protein — MKTTTYYLSPEQAALLPTEEDITFYEDHGWYISPRVIPDEIIDQAIIGSQKFYQGERDTTLPSQTGYSNWQSGDGDEIRNNEFVSLQKNELKQLALQPIIGAIAARLTRSKSIRRFEDQLVYKAPTQTLGKGAVGWHTDHAYSSNCTSNKLLAAWIPFYDSEENRAPLVVVDGSHKWTGTEHLRDFNQQDLPKILQKYIEEGKNVVEVPMVMKKGQISFHHGWTIHGSYPNLSDQVRLAMAVHLQDETNCYQPYWNNGRQIHHFLDSICRKLPNGEPDYTDPVVFPEIWSDEVMPCEYS; from the coding sequence ATGAAAACCACTACTTACTATTTATCACCAGAGCAGGCAGCACTTTTACCCACCGAGGAAGATATTACTTTTTACGAGGACCATGGCTGGTACATTTCTCCCAGAGTCATTCCCGATGAAATCATAGACCAAGCAATCATTGGCAGTCAAAAATTTTATCAAGGAGAAAGAGATACCACGCTTCCTTCTCAAACTGGGTATAGTAATTGGCAGTCAGGAGATGGAGATGAAATTCGCAACAATGAATTTGTCTCTTTGCAAAAAAACGAGTTGAAACAGCTGGCTCTACAACCAATTATTGGTGCGATCGCAGCCAGATTAACTAGAAGTAAAAGTATTCGACGATTTGAAGACCAGTTAGTTTATAAAGCACCGACTCAGACGCTAGGAAAGGGAGCAGTAGGATGGCATACTGATCATGCCTATTCTTCTAACTGTACCTCCAATAAATTACTTGCAGCTTGGATACCTTTTTACGATTCGGAAGAGAACCGTGCTCCCTTAGTCGTGGTTGATGGTAGCCACAAGTGGACGGGAACAGAACATTTAAGGGATTTTAATCAGCAAGATTTACCTAAAATCTTGCAAAAATATATTGAAGAGGGTAAAAATGTAGTTGAAGTTCCAATGGTAATGAAAAAAGGTCAGATTAGCTTTCATCATGGTTGGACCATTCATGGTAGCTATCCCAATCTTAGTGACCAAGTTCGTTTGGCTATGGCAGTTCATTTACAAGATGAAACAAATTGCTATCAACCCTATTGGAATAATGGTAGACAAATTCACCATTTTCTAGATTCAATTTGCCGTAAATTACCTAATGGGGAACCAGACTACACAGATCCGGTAGTATTTCCTGAAATTTGGTCTGACGAAGTAATGCCATGTGAATACAGCTAG